The Candidatus Woesearchaeota archaeon region TCATTTACAAGCTCAGAAATTATTGAAATGCTGTCCTTCAAGTATTTAGGCTCTGCAAGAGTAAGTTTCATAAATTACACCCCTCAACTTAACAATACTCCTATTGGGCGGGGATATATAAATATTTTGCTTTTAGCGAATAGGGGTAAGAGAGGGCATTTTCCAAAGATTTTTATTATAAAGATAGTTCCAAAAGCGCATGTGCGAATGGTATGCCCGAAAAGGAAGCCTGATAAGTGAAGAGGAGTGGCATGACAGCATCAATTCTTTTTCCAATCTGAAAAATGAGCTGGTTTCAGATGAATCTTTTGCTTCTGAAAAACTGATGGAGCTTTTTTTATCTGCTGTG contains the following coding sequences:
- a CDS encoding asparagine synthase-related protein, with product MCEWYARKGSLISEEEWHDSINSFSNLKNELVSDESFASEKLMELFLSAVKKRISGKNERMGVLFSGGIDSTLIAFSAEKLGFNP